Proteins from a genomic interval of bacterium:
- a CDS encoding oligosaccharide flippase family protein, translating to MGGYATAVSVALAFLLLSDLGLSPRLVRDASADPEQAVALFRESLGLKLILLVPAALAIIAGGLWLPYPAELRQLVVLMGLAAILQSFGQLNEALLRSRETMHWEALGALLQSLLTTLLALVAIGLGFSLFWVGVARILGAAANLALSSFVVRRDLRPRMPADALPTLRSALPYMATASMNLAYGQIDVALLSLVATQNQVGEYAMISRIVLVAGTFASTGAASFLPALARSFTTAAANFRRMAGTAVGVAAGLGAFGSAALAFLGPWLLVVAYGEGFATLEPLFLAATAYVLFRFLSAALGLVLTASGRQSARARSIFIGLIATLVLVLGCVPIWGVAGAVGALVGSEMILVACLVASTVPLLRELPDPMR from the coding sequence GTGGGTGGTTATGCCACCGCAGTCTCTGTGGCCCTCGCCTTCTTGCTGCTATCCGACCTCGGACTGAGCCCGCGATTGGTACGGGATGCAAGTGCAGATCCGGAACAGGCAGTGGCTCTGTTCAGGGAGTCCTTGGGGCTGAAGCTGATCCTGCTCGTTCCCGCGGCGCTGGCCATCATCGCCGGCGGGCTGTGGCTTCCGTATCCGGCTGAGCTGCGACAGCTGGTCGTGCTGATGGGTCTGGCCGCCATTCTCCAATCCTTCGGCCAACTGAACGAGGCTCTGCTGCGATCCCGCGAAACGATGCACTGGGAGGCGCTCGGCGCGTTGCTGCAATCGCTGCTGACTACGCTCCTGGCGCTCGTAGCGATCGGTCTGGGCTTCTCGCTTTTTTGGGTCGGCGTCGCGCGCATCCTCGGTGCGGCAGCAAACCTGGCACTCAGCTCTTTCGTCGTCCGCCGCGACCTGCGCCCGCGGATGCCTGCGGACGCGTTGCCCACCCTCCGCTCGGCTCTGCCCTACATGGCCACCGCCAGCATGAACCTGGCCTACGGGCAGATCGATGTAGCGCTGCTCTCTCTCGTGGCGACACAAAATCAGGTAGGCGAGTACGCGATGATCTCCCGCATCGTCCTGGTGGCCGGTACCTTTGCCTCGACGGGTGCTGCTTCCTTTCTCCCCGCCCTGGCGCGCAGCTTCACGACGGCAGCCGCGAACTTCCGCAGGATGGCCGGGACCGCCGTGGGTGTAGCAGCCGGCCTCGGGGCTTTCGGATCGGCTGCACTCGCGTTCCTGGGCCCTTGGTTGCTGGTTGTGGCCTACGGCGAGGGGTTCGCCACTCTCGAGCCACTCTTCCTGGCGGCTACGGCCTACGTCTTGTTCCGCTTCCTGTCGGCCGCCCTGGGGTTGGTCCTGACCGCATCGGGGCGCCAATCCGCCCGCGCCAGATCGATCTTCATAGGCCTGATCGCAACCCTGGTGCTGGTACTCGGTTGCGTCCCGATCTGGGGAGTGGCAGGCGCAGTCGGCGCGTTGGTCGGCAGCGAGATGATCCTGGTCGCTTGCCTTGTCGCCAGCACCGTCCCGCTCCTACGAGAACTCCCAGACCCGATGCGCTGA
- a CDS encoding Gfo/Idh/MocA family oxidoreductase, with translation MKQILQSARSGELELVEVPEPTVRSGQVRIRNAFSVMSPGTEKLMMDFARKSLLQKARSRPDLVKQVVRKIQHEGPQATYRTVTTRLDAPQPLGYSTAGVVEAVGPGVSDFEIGDRVACAGAGYANHAEWIVVPENLLARVPDEVPLEKAAFATLGAIAMQGVRVAQPALGEIVAVVGLGLIGQICTQLLRANGCRVLGLDLDPVRIEETRQQGAEWVYRVGDLPATWKDAETFGYGVDFAMVTAGAATAAPLHMASELCRHKGRVVVVGMMPLDLERRTAYDKELELRMSTSYGPGRYDRSYEEVGLDYPLPYVRWTENRNLQSFLALAASGAIDPGMLNTEQVPFSEAANAYEELASGERRGLAVVFRYDAPSERQRTLRLSSTARATSRDSLGISMLGAGAYARGVLLPALSSTSGLQRVQIVAATGPSARRTAEKFDFEACGTDVDAVLEDSDTDLVVIATRHDSHADLGARALRAGKAVWLEKPAGLSPSDVCDLVVANDETDGFLVLGYNRRFSSHARQIRSAFEGRSGPLAIRYMVAAGPTPVGTWIVDRAEGGGRIIGEVCHFVDLCVFLVGDLPTSVYARALGRQPDQDDSTTILLSFPDGSTAVIEYLAHASADLPKERFEVSGDDRTARCENYRTTEISGRKRYRTLNQDKGQETAIREVVAALRAGKPAPFSSAEIAGVSACTFAIQESIRTGEAVTLDSILESAGPDTGPTASSD, from the coding sequence ATGAAGCAGATTCTCCAGAGTGCGCGATCCGGGGAGCTCGAACTCGTAGAGGTGCCCGAGCCCACGGTTCGCTCCGGCCAAGTGCGGATCCGGAACGCGTTCTCGGTCATGTCGCCGGGTACGGAAAAGTTGATGATGGATTTCGCCCGGAAATCCCTGCTTCAGAAGGCTCGCTCCCGCCCGGACCTCGTGAAGCAGGTCGTGCGCAAGATTCAGCACGAAGGACCTCAGGCGACCTATCGCACCGTGACGACCCGCTTGGACGCCCCTCAGCCTTTGGGTTACTCGACCGCCGGCGTCGTCGAAGCGGTCGGGCCCGGAGTGAGCGATTTCGAGATTGGTGATCGCGTGGCTTGCGCGGGCGCCGGATATGCAAACCACGCCGAGTGGATCGTGGTTCCCGAGAACCTGCTTGCGCGGGTGCCCGACGAAGTGCCGCTCGAGAAGGCGGCCTTTGCGACCCTCGGTGCAATCGCGATGCAGGGTGTTCGCGTGGCTCAGCCGGCCCTCGGCGAAATCGTCGCAGTGGTGGGGCTCGGGCTGATCGGACAGATCTGCACGCAGCTGCTGCGCGCGAACGGCTGCCGGGTGCTGGGTCTGGATCTTGATCCGGTTCGGATCGAGGAGACCAGACAACAGGGGGCGGAATGGGTGTACCGGGTCGGGGACTTGCCGGCGACCTGGAAGGATGCGGAGACCTTCGGGTACGGAGTCGACTTTGCGATGGTGACGGCAGGTGCCGCGACCGCGGCCCCGCTGCATATGGCTTCGGAGCTATGTCGACACAAGGGGCGCGTGGTCGTCGTCGGCATGATGCCTCTCGACCTCGAGCGCCGAACGGCGTATGACAAGGAGCTCGAGCTGCGCATGAGTACTTCTTACGGGCCAGGTCGCTATGACCGCAGCTACGAAGAGGTGGGCCTCGACTATCCGTTGCCCTACGTGCGTTGGACCGAGAACCGGAATCTTCAGTCCTTTCTCGCCCTGGCAGCCAGTGGAGCGATCGATCCCGGGATGCTGAATACCGAGCAGGTGCCGTTCTCGGAAGCGGCGAATGCCTACGAGGAACTGGCGTCCGGGGAGAGGCGGGGATTGGCCGTGGTGTTCCGCTACGACGCGCCCTCCGAGCGGCAGCGAACGCTGCGCCTCTCGTCGACAGCCAGGGCCACGAGTCGCGATTCCCTGGGCATATCCATGCTCGGAGCAGGGGCCTATGCGCGCGGTGTGTTGCTCCCGGCGCTGAGTTCGACCTCTGGCTTGCAGCGCGTGCAGATCGTGGCCGCGACCGGGCCCTCGGCGAGGCGAACCGCCGAGAAATTCGATTTCGAGGCCTGTGGCACGGATGTGGATGCAGTGCTCGAAGATTCGGATACGGATCTCGTCGTGATCGCGACCCGACACGATTCCCACGCCGATCTGGGTGCACGTGCGCTCAGGGCGGGCAAGGCCGTGTGGCTCGAAAAACCGGCAGGGCTCTCTCCGAGTGATGTGTGCGATCTGGTGGTTGCGAACGACGAGACGGATGGATTCCTGGTTCTTGGCTACAACCGGCGATTTTCCTCGCATGCGCGTCAGATCCGCTCAGCGTTCGAGGGCCGAAGTGGGCCCCTTGCAATTCGCTACATGGTTGCGGCTGGCCCTACACCGGTTGGAACCTGGATCGTAGATCGGGCCGAAGGCGGAGGGCGGATCATCGGAGAAGTCTGTCACTTCGTGGATCTGTGTGTCTTCCTGGTCGGAGATCTTCCGACAAGTGTGTACGCCCGAGCCCTTGGAAGGCAGCCGGATCAGGACGATTCGACGACGATCCTGCTTTCGTTTCCCGATGGCTCCACCGCAGTCATCGAGTACCTGGCCCATGCTTCCGCCGACCTTCCGAAGGAGCGCTTCGAGGTTTCGGGCGATGATCGCACTGCACGTTGCGAGAACTATCGCACCACTGAGATCAGCGGCCGGAAGCGCTACCGGACCCTGAACCAGGACAAGGGTCAAGAAACCGCGATTCGAGAAGTGGTGGCCGCGCTGCGGGCAGGCAAGCCTGCTCCTTTCTCTTCCGCGGAGATTGCAGGCGTTTCTGCCTGTACCTTTGCGATTCAGGAGTCGATTCGCACGGGCGAGGCGGTCACGCTGGACTCGATCCTGGAGAGTGCCGGGCCGGACACAGGCCCGACTGCTTCGTCCGACTGA